From the genome of Gracilibacillus salitolerans, one region includes:
- a CDS encoding BMP family ABC transporter substrate-binding protein, with protein sequence MKKYFILLIIAFIIPILSGCNYHANGEKIERVGMLIEHTIHDQNWGNKGYQGLLDIQEEFNMDVYFREGVQTQQQVNIAVEEFANQGVQVIIGHSSTYGEFFNRLQASYPDIQFIYVNGGYSADNLISLNFNSLAMGFFAGMVAGEMTKTNRVGIIAAYEWQPEVEGFYEGVLYQNEDVNIDIQYVYDWDEKDLAIEHYQKMLDQDTDIIYPAGDAYSVPIIESAMNEGIYSVGYINDQQSIGGQSVLTSTIQHIDKLYVYAIEQLEKGNLDGGIYNFGFAEEVITMGPYSEHLPEDFTDQLNELIADYKETGLLPHQKEK encoded by the coding sequence TTGAAAAAATATTTTATCTTGCTCATTATTGCTTTTATAATTCCCATATTATCCGGATGTAACTACCATGCAAATGGTGAAAAAATAGAGCGTGTAGGAATGTTAATTGAACACACCATTCATGATCAAAACTGGGGCAATAAGGGCTATCAAGGTTTACTCGATATACAAGAGGAATTTAACATGGATGTTTATTTCCGTGAAGGCGTCCAGACACAACAGCAAGTAAATATAGCCGTTGAAGAATTTGCCAATCAAGGAGTGCAGGTTATTATTGGTCACAGCAGTACCTATGGTGAATTTTTTAATCGATTACAAGCGTCCTATCCTGATATCCAATTTATATATGTAAATGGTGGCTATTCAGCGGATAATTTAATTAGTTTAAACTTTAATTCTTTAGCAATGGGGTTTTTTGCTGGTATGGTTGCAGGTGAAATGACGAAAACAAATCGTGTAGGTATCATTGCAGCCTATGAATGGCAGCCAGAGGTAGAAGGTTTTTATGAGGGTGTACTTTATCAAAATGAAGATGTGAACATAGATATACAATATGTCTATGATTGGGATGAAAAAGATCTGGCAATAGAGCATTACCAAAAGATGCTTGATCAAGATACGGATATTATTTATCCAGCTGGCGATGCCTATAGTGTTCCGATTATTGAGTCTGCTATGAATGAAGGTATATATTCGGTTGGATATATAAATGATCAGCAATCTATTGGTGGACAGTCTGTATTAACGAGTACGATTCAACATATAGATAAATTATATGTTTATGCAATAGAGCAATTGGAAAAAGGTAATTTAGATGGTGGAATTTATAATTTCGGTTTTGCAGAAGAAGTTATTACAATGGGACCTTATAGTGAACATTTACCAGAAGACTTTACGGATCAATTAAATGAACTAATTGCTGACTACAAGGAAACTGGTTTATTACCTCACCAAAAGGAAAAATAG
- a CDS encoding DUF2929 family protein, which translates to MKYFATIFWAVIILTVVSYVLTSMGGQDFNLASAISIAAIFSIVAIVLGDGVLKEEE; encoded by the coding sequence ATGAAATATTTTGCAACCATTTTTTGGGCAGTCATTATTTTAACCGTTGTATCATATGTATTAACAAGCATGGGTGGACAAGACTTTAACTTGGCTTCTGCTATTTCCATTGCAGCTATTTTTAGTATCGTTGCAATCGTTCTAGGTGATGGCGTCTTGAAGGAAGAAGAATAA
- a CDS encoding undecaprenyl-diphosphate phosphatase, with protein sequence MEELLLLIKYLFLGLVQGFTEPIPISSSGHLVLLQEIFGVGVGGLSFEVLVNFGSLIAVLMIYWKDIIQIAKNSINYITTKDKAYHDDFMFIIYLVVATIPAAVIGLLLDDYIEATFAGQAKMVGITLVVTGIALWIIRNLRGNKNDGALTFKDAIIVGFAQSVALLPGISRSGATIVAAMLLGMKQETALRFSFLMFIPVSVGTMMLSIDDVVNDPNFSALWIPYLIAFIAAIIATYYSLRWFMNIMRKGNLKYFAFYCFIVGIIAFILL encoded by the coding sequence ATGGAAGAACTACTATTATTGATCAAATATTTGTTTTTAGGGTTAGTACAAGGTTTTACAGAACCAATTCCAATTTCTTCGAGTGGTCACTTAGTATTATTACAGGAAATATTCGGTGTAGGTGTAGGTGGTTTATCATTTGAAGTATTAGTCAATTTTGGGTCCTTAATTGCGGTATTGATGATTTATTGGAAAGATATTATCCAGATCGCAAAAAATAGTATTAACTATATTACAACAAAAGATAAAGCATATCATGATGATTTTATGTTTATCATATACCTAGTTGTAGCTACTATCCCGGCAGCAGTAATCGGATTGCTATTAGATGATTATATTGAAGCAACCTTTGCTGGCCAGGCAAAAATGGTTGGGATTACTTTAGTTGTTACAGGTATTGCGCTTTGGATTATTCGAAACTTACGAGGAAACAAAAATGATGGTGCTTTGACCTTTAAGGATGCGATTATCGTCGGTTTTGCTCAATCTGTTGCTTTATTACCAGGAATTAGCCGTTCAGGGGCGACGATTGTAGCAGCCATGTTATTAGGAATGAAACAGGAAACCGCATTACGCTTTTCATTCTTAATGTTTATACCTGTCAGTGTGGGTACCATGATGCTGTCTATTGATGATGTAGTAAATGATCCAAATTTTAGTGCGCTTTGGATTCCATATCTAATCGCCTTTATCGCAGCTATCATTGCTACTTATTATTCCTTGCGCTGGTTTATGAATATTATGAGGAAAGGGAATTTGAAATATTTCGCTTTCTATTGCTTTATCGTAGGTATTATCGCCTTTATCCTTCTATAA
- a CDS encoding Crp/Fnr family transcriptional regulator — MKQQSIEEILHSIPIFKELTVYEIDSLKTIAHTKRYQKYSHVFMQDDRLSNVYFILDGKIKIYKTDIHGREQIVNMLGTGDMFPHQGFFRHDTYPAHAEVVDPSLLVYIPKQQFEDFLMQFPQISVKLFRVLGDMIVDLQQRLEEQILHNTQEQIMMLILRLVKKHGKENKTGDVLLAKQFSNKELANMIGTTRETISRTISQLRKEALIEPTTNNMWKIDVEKIEDKLFEYE; from the coding sequence ATGAAGCAGCAATCGATTGAAGAAATTTTACATTCGATCCCAATTTTCAAAGAATTAACTGTGTATGAAATCGACTCTTTAAAAACAATTGCCCATACCAAAAGATATCAAAAGTACTCACATGTTTTTATGCAAGATGACCGCCTTTCAAATGTCTACTTTATTTTAGATGGCAAAATAAAAATTTATAAAACAGACATCCATGGTCGTGAGCAAATCGTAAATATGTTAGGTACCGGTGACATGTTCCCTCATCAGGGATTCTTCCGCCATGATACTTATCCGGCACATGCAGAAGTAGTAGATCCTAGTTTACTGGTCTATATTCCGAAACAGCAATTTGAAGATTTCTTAATGCAATTCCCACAAATAAGTGTCAAATTGTTTCGAGTGCTTGGTGATATGATCGTTGACTTGCAACAACGGTTGGAAGAACAAATTTTGCATAATACACAGGAACAAATCATGATGCTGATTTTACGATTGGTAAAGAAACATGGTAAAGAAAACAAAACTGGTGACGTACTTTTAGCGAAGCAATTCTCTAACAAAGAATTAGCTAATATGATTGGTACGACCAGGGAAACTATCAGTCGGACGATCAGCCAATTAAGAAAAGAAGCCTTAATCGAACCAACCACAAATAATATGTGGAAAATTGATGTAGAGAAAATAGAAGACAAGCTATTTGAATATGAGTAG
- a CDS encoding metal-sulfur cluster assembly factor translates to MDQALEENLMGALENVIDPELGIDIVNLGLVYGVDLDDEGIATVTMTLTAMGCPLAGHIEQDVKRVMEDLPEVKDTEVNIVWNPPWSKDRMSRYAKIALGIPD, encoded by the coding sequence ATGGATCAAGCACTAGAAGAGAATTTAATGGGAGCACTGGAAAATGTGATTGACCCAGAGCTTGGTATAGATATCGTTAACTTAGGTCTTGTCTATGGTGTAGACCTTGATGATGAAGGTATTGCTACTGTTACAATGACACTTACTGCGATGGGGTGTCCTCTTGCTGGTCACATTGAACAAGATGTGAAACGTGTAATGGAAGATTTACCAGAAGTAAAAGATACAGAAGTGAATATCGTTTGGAATCCGCCATGGTCCAAAGACCGTATGTCGAGATATGCAAAAATCGCACTCGGTATTCCTGATTAA
- a CDS encoding alpha/beta fold hydrolase — MIEISKEYWNDIPLLHVVDQEKKDQALPTLTYIHGFTSAKEHNLPLAYLLAEKGYRVLLPDSILHGDRETDISHAEKEIRFFDIVKQNLDDVESIYQELIAKQLLEGNRFGLAGTSMGGITTAAALTQFSWIKTAGVLMGSPKITAYAEQLIGYMKAQQKELPIPDDQLILLIDELKEMDLSLQMEKLFGRSLFFWHGEDDMVVPFDHAYSFYEEAIDHYKNPENIRFLKEIGRGHKVSRFAILEFVKWLEYQL; from the coding sequence ATGATAGAGATAAGCAAAGAATACTGGAACGACATTCCGTTATTACATGTCGTTGACCAAGAAAAGAAAGATCAAGCATTACCAACGTTGACATACATACACGGCTTTACGAGCGCCAAAGAACATAACTTACCATTAGCTTATCTTTTAGCAGAAAAGGGCTATCGTGTATTGTTACCGGATTCGATATTACATGGTGATAGAGAAACTGATATTTCACATGCAGAAAAAGAGATACGCTTTTTCGATATCGTTAAGCAAAATTTGGATGATGTTGAAAGCATTTATCAAGAATTAATCGCTAAGCAATTACTCGAAGGTAATCGTTTTGGATTAGCAGGTACAAGTATGGGAGGAATCACGACTGCTGCTGCTTTAACACAATTTTCATGGATTAAGACAGCAGGTGTGTTAATGGGATCCCCAAAAATCACCGCCTATGCCGAGCAATTAATAGGCTATATGAAAGCTCAACAAAAAGAACTTCCAATCCCTGATGATCAACTTATCCTACTGATAGATGAACTAAAAGAAATGGATTTATCGTTACAAATGGAAAAATTATTCGGAAGATCACTATTTTTCTGGCACGGAGAAGACGATATGGTGGTTCCCTTTGATCATGCGTATAGTTTTTATGAAGAAGCAATTGATCATTATAAAAACCCTGAAAATATCCGATTCTTAAAAGAAATTGGTCGCGGACATAAAGTGAGTCGATTTGCAATTTTGGAATTTGTAAAATGGTTAGAATATCAATTATGA
- a CDS encoding Cof-type HAD-IIB family hydrolase, with amino-acid sequence MQKNRHLIALDLDGTLLTDHKKISPYTKSIVQQAIEEGHIVVIATGRPHRASITYYQELGLQTPMVNFNGALIHHPTDHKWDALHTPLPNRTAKKIIQTCYDFEVDNIFAEIRDNMYLDRFDQKIIDMFSEPNQQDLITIGSLKNHLEEDPTSLLIHPKDDHIAELRQYLDDKHASIIEHRKWGVPWNIIEIVRKGINKAVGLKKIAHYFHIPIDNIIAFGDEDNDLEMIEYAGVGVAMGNAINELKQIANYQTKTNEEDGIGNFLVDYLKLEANVKVGKDLSE; translated from the coding sequence ATGCAAAAAAATAGACATTTAATCGCGTTAGACCTAGACGGAACATTGTTGACCGATCACAAGAAGATTAGCCCTTATACAAAATCAATTGTTCAACAAGCAATAGAAGAAGGACATATAGTCGTGATCGCCACAGGACGACCGCATCGCGCAAGCATTACGTATTATCAGGAACTTGGTTTACAGACTCCGATGGTTAACTTTAACGGTGCTCTTATCCATCACCCAACAGACCATAAATGGGACGCATTACACACACCATTACCAAATCGGACCGCAAAAAAAATCATTCAAACTTGTTACGATTTCGAAGTCGATAATATTTTTGCAGAAATTCGAGACAATATGTATTTAGATCGATTTGATCAAAAAATTATCGACATGTTTTCAGAGCCAAATCAGCAAGACTTAATTACAATTGGAAGCTTAAAAAATCACTTAGAAGAAGATCCTACATCGTTATTAATCCACCCTAAGGACGATCACATCGCAGAATTACGTCAATACTTAGATGATAAGCACGCATCGATAATTGAACACAGAAAATGGGGCGTGCCTTGGAATATAATTGAAATTGTACGAAAAGGGATTAACAAAGCTGTCGGTCTGAAAAAAATCGCACACTATTTCCACATTCCTATAGATAATATTATTGCTTTTGGTGATGAAGATAATGACCTAGAAATGATTGAATATGCGGGTGTTGGAGTGGCAATGGGGAATGCTATAAACGAATTAAAACAAATTGCTAATTATCAAACTAAAACCAATGAAGAAGACGGAATCGGCAATTTCCTTGTGGATTATTTGAAATTGGAAGCAAACGTTAAGGTTGGCAAAGATCTATCTGAATAG
- a CDS encoding DUF3813 family protein — MQNQLFQQARDAVNRLMNRANGNFNQQDKQAAQNAIQSAYTNATAEEQQELRELENQLKQQNELK, encoded by the coding sequence ATGCAAAACCAATTATTTCAGCAAGCAAGAGATGCCGTCAATCGCTTAATGAATCGTGCGAACGGGAATTTCAACCAACAAGATAAGCAAGCAGCTCAAAACGCGATTCAGTCTGCCTATACAAATGCAACAGCAGAAGAACAACAAGAACTTCGCGAATTAGAGAACCAATTAAAGCAACAGAACGAACTAAAGTAA